From the genome of Magnolia sinica isolate HGM2019 chromosome 12, MsV1, whole genome shotgun sequence:
CATAAGAAAACATTTTGAAAAGATGTGCAAATCAAAAAAATGACTACAGAGGAAACTACTCGATTTATCTTTTCATAGTATAAAAGAAATTAGCACGATTGTACCATACAGCAAGCCACCATTTAATATCTTCCACCCTTATTTGGAAAGAGAACTATTGTAAATCTACAACAACAAGTCCTTTAAAAGACTAACCTGCTTTGTGCAGCTTGGTGTAGAAGAGACGAAACCTCCTTGATACTACATACGTCAACAACTGTAAGGTCAGAGACATGTGTATTTCCATTTGAATCATGCTTAATTGCATATTGCTTTCCAAGCATGCCATTGTCCATTCGTGAAGCATCTAGACCTCCTGAGCGACTAGGAGACAATAAATCACGGATGGTTTCATTGTAGATCTCCAACATCGATGCCTGTAAATGATAAAAGGATAAAaatggtttcaaaaaaaaaaaaaaagttccttcttcatgttgtgaaatcaatatatatatatatatatatatatatatatatatatatatatatatatatatatatatatatatatatatatatataaagacatttataaaaataataataataataaaggccaACCTGCATCTTGAATGTCCACCCCTGAGATGATAGGTATTGGctactttgaaatatttgttccAATGAACGGGGTATCAGCCCTTTCTGTTCCAGAGCTTCCGGTCTACCCATCATGGTATATGTCTTGCCAGAACCCGTCTGACCATAGGCAAAAATACAGACCTACCAACCACAACGTTCTTGCTAAATGCTAAAAAACATAAAGATACAAATAAACTCTATTGCAATTAATAGCAAAACTgcatataatcattttcaatcaTATGAATAATGACACTACCTTAGCGGATAGTATACAAGACAGTATCCACTGAAGTATTGAATGAAAAAACACAGCACCAGTTAAGGATATTGAAACTATTgaaaccatgcattgaataacTTCAAGACAATACCAGGTGCCATCTTTAAAAGCAAAAATGATTAACAATGTGTGGGTGCATTGTTAAATCTTAAACAGACACTTTCAAGGCTTTAAAATTTGAAcagattttgttttttttacaaAAGTTGGTTGTTCCCATGAGAAGTTCTGCCATACTTGTTGAAACACGATCCACTGAGACCTCTACAAATGTAAACTGTTACCAATGACCTAAATTATGTGAGATTTTTCAAGTTCTTAATTCAAAGAACACAAGTCAAAAGGAAAATACTACTCAAGAAACCACAAAGACATTTATTCCATTCAACAATGAATGTAAGTGAAATGGAGAGGATCACCTTATAACCATCAAGGGCACTCTGAACCAGCTGTGAGATTTCCACAAAAACATCTTGTTGTGAAGCATCGTGGTTGAATACTTTATCGAAAGTGAATGGATACTTTTGCCCTGTTTCCAATGGTAAATAAGTTAgtatcagattttattttatttttttgagagatTTAGTATCAGATGCTTTAGAGATAATGTCAGTGTTTAAAAATGGAATCATAGCACACATCATAATAGCCACTACAATGGGAATGGCCACTCTTCATTATATTGATCTAACTGAAACATGTCGAATAACAACCGTTATTTTCAGAATGACAGCCATTATTTTATCAATAACAACCGAGTATAATGGAATAGTTTTCATTATTTACACTCGCTGTTTTTTAAATAGCATGGTACTAGATTATGCTTTACAACACCATTTTCAATAAAATCAACATTATTTTCCGTGGGCCAAATATCTCATAAAGTAAAAGAATGGACATGGGCTTAAGTGTACCGTTTACCATTTCAGAGCAACTATTACCATTGTATAACAATAAAACCAGTCACCTATTATggtgttgtaagttgtaacaccaATGTGTTAACcttgatccaaatcatccaaccatgtaacatgaaattgaacattATATAAGCAGAAAAATAATATGATCCACAAACCGACGAACTGTATAGGTCCCCCAATCTTTTGTTTCTAGTAAGAATCACGACCTAATGATATACCTGCACCGTGGATCATGCTCGAAAAAATTCTTCAAtggaataatcctaaccttttaTTATTTTTCCATATATAGATCTTTATATAAAGAAATACAACAACTATCTACATTCAGCTGATGAAAGAGCAACGACTAGATGGATCGATAAGATCTTCAATTCTGGAATATTTTGGCACGGTCTATAAATGGTGCAGGTCATCAAATCAATAGCTTAGATCATGAGTCCCATTTGTGCAAACTGAGAATGTGTGGATACTATGCATACTTACAGGTCAATGATTATATAATTCCCCATAAAAATAACTTGCACCAATAATTTGCAATAGTGGATAGCATAAAATAAGAACCAAAACCTTACCACTTTGCATCAATTCAATGCCCCGTCCAAGAAGCTCAGTTGATGTAGGATAAGAAACAACCTGTGCTTCTGTTCCACAACCATCATCATCAGGTAACAAAGGACGCACTCTGCAGAATACTCGAATGTTGCCTTTAAGTTCCTGCAGTTTATAAAAGATTCATGATCAAATAAACCTTTTTAATCAGCAACTAAAATTTCACTTAAGGTCAAATAAATTGGTTGTATTACCGACAGGAGTAGAAAAATGTACCAGTATGGTGTTAAGTAATTTCTTGCGAAGCCGCTCTGCttctaaaatttgaaattctGCATCTGTTAGGCGATTCTTTAGGTCCTGTAACTCTTTCTTTTGTCTTTCGCATTCTGTTATCCTCTCTAAGGCAGTTGAATCAGCCATCTATATGaacaaaataaacatcaagataaATCAAATGCAATGTCACCTTCAAAAGCAATCTGATAAAGCTACAAAGGTAACAAGGTGGAAAAGAAATGCAATTGTTACTTGCATTTCTCCCAATAAATGCCTATGTGGCACAATATTTGAGGTGCAATTCATTCATCAGATGGACCAACCATGTATATATCATAGCTCAAAATCAGGCATGTCCGCTTATTAGGTGAGCAATGCGTAAAAGATGGATGCTTGAAAAAGCAATGGCCAATAGTCAACATTCAACATACACATGCAGCACCCCTAGTGACCAAATAGACCTGATTTAAGGCATGGCATGTACAAAGTGGAGCCTACCTAAATCTTGAGCACGAACCAAATTGGCATGTAGTGAAGTAGCATGATCATGTCTATGAAGCATCTCCAAGAAACTCTACAATGTAACTAACCTGCACTTTATCATTTGCAGATGCAAGTCTGCACTCCAACgttcttattttttctttctgtgaagaacaagtttcctacaagaaaatttcaaaaaagattAATCACTTGACAAACAAGTGCAAGAATAAGAAAATAATATttaaagagagagacagagagagagagagagagagagagagagagagagagagagagtcaacaaACCTCAAGTAAATTTGTTTTTGCTGTTAGCATCTCCAGCTCAATATTGGATTTCCCAGTACATTCATTGTGTCTCACTATCTCAGCCTTTAAATCCTGCACCTGGGCTGATTGGAGATCACGATCCTCTCTCACTTGTTGCAGTTCACCTCTAAGGCATCCCACTTCATTCGTCAACATATCCTTCTGCCTTATAGCCTCTTGTTGAGATGCCTGAGAGATCAATTCATTCATATGAACATGCTTAAACAGCAAGCTTGAGTAAACATCCGGAACAAAAGGGAAGAAGCAAAAGTTTGCAAAGTCTCAATGGACAGAAAGAAGAGATCAAAAATTCATGCATAAACATATATGCATTAGGATTAAAAACAGTACCAAGTTATACACCAGAGAGAATGTTTAACCTAgtgttttaattaaaataataggaaaagtaTAGTCAATAGTAAAAATGCATataaaaaatagcaaaattttcaaaaaaaaaaagaaaaagaaaaagaagaagaaaaaaaaaatatgcttcatttttcaagTAAAAGCATGTTAAAACAAATTATCAAAAGTCAACCCACTTATATTCAAGCCAAAACCACTAATCGAGTAGGCCACACTTAGAAAACAAAGGACAGTTACCCTCCTTTTGGCTTGGTGGCCCACATTATGATTTGATCAACCCTATTGGACAGGATAGGTTAGATacgaaccacaccatagaaaacaatggaaccCCATAGAGAACAAAATTAGGCCTATCAAGAAATCACAcaggccacacaatagaaaacaacCCAAAGCCATTCAAAAACCATTAGTATCACAGTATGGCAtgatgggccacatgatggactggacaggttggatgccatgcCACACACACCGCAATaggccccacacacacacacaaaaaaagggCCATAGAACAAGCTTATCATATAACATTGCATGGGAACCTAcctcccaacaaaaaaaaaaaaaaaaaaaccctaaatcaaTCAAAATGAAATATAACTCATTAACTGAGATTAAGAGTAAAAAATGTTCCTCTATTTAGctttaaatgtataaaaaaacaAATCTTGAGCTCCATAGCTGTGTGGATATGAAATGGGGGAATCTATCTTCTCCTTTGTTTGGACTCCAATGTTCGTGAAAATTTAGCTAAAGAATCTTCTCATAAGGCCAATCAATCCCCTGGATTTTCATCTCGAACAGTTGAATGGATTGAGAAATCGaatatgagaattttttttaGGGCTAGAGGTGTAATGCAAAGGAGGGTTAGGACTTTTGAAACCCTCTTTCATATGCTTTTATTCATCATTTAGGGTTATGCTCTAGCGTCAGATTTACTTCATTTAAAATGGTAATAACTCTTCATCTATTCACTTGACATGTCcatatagatgtttatgattgtttGATATGTGTGATTCCAGAGATACTCTCCATACACAATAGGacccacagtttggatggtctagaCAGTTGTACTTTAGCACCACATATGAGACGGATGAGTCAGCAATTTTCAACAGGTGATGAACTAACTAAACAAACTAAGAACAAAATATTTACGATTTTAGAGTAAGAACAAAAAAAAACTGTATTAGCATGACATAGACTGTAGCATATGCTACTTACAATACAACTCATGCTACATATAGTGTACTTTACACATGAAATAGCATATGCTTCTTAGAATTTGTGCTATCTAGATGGCTAAGATCAAGGAATACAAGCCGTAAAGGCTGTTAGGGCCCCCATcagattcttcttttttttcttttgaaaaacctattttagcGTTGTAACGGACTATTACGGGGCTGTTATCGCCGTTACAAGACTGCTATTGGCCATTACGGGTTAATTTTTCCATAATGCATAACAGTTAACACTGTTAGTGTTACCTAACAGCTGTTACATAACTGTTTTGGAGTGACTTGGCTACAATAAACTATGTTACCTAATGGCTGTGACATAACTGTTTTGGAGTGACTTGGCTACAGTAAACTAAGTAGCGCTATGCTATGCACGCTATTCAAAATGCTATTTGACACTACATTGGTCCTGACTCAAACCCAAGCTCCATAAGAAATCTTGAAAAAACTACAAAACAATACATAATGTATATGTAATAGTATACTTACATCATGTTTTCAGGAATTCTATTAAGCAGACATAACTATCAATAGAATTGTCATAGTTGCATAAAACAAAGAAGTTTAACTTCTGCACACAGGGGCACAAGTTACATGTCATATACCTGCCTACACATAAATAAAGAATGTGGGATATGGTACTGTCCTATGATCCATATCATTCTCATAATGGACCTATTGTCTATTGACAAAACTACCCAAAAAGTATTAAAGATTTTATTCATGTCTAACCAACTTTGAGAGTTTAATTAACAATTTTTGTACGTCTAATCTAAATATATCATAAATATAAATAGTCTCATCTCATATAATATTTTGTACAGACAAAGTGTGCTGGTAACATGGTTATAAGTACTTTTTATACAACTCGGATTTTGGTCCACTGCAAAAGAAGCCAGCAGACTGATTCAGGACCAAAACCAACTGATACAGCCAAATCCAGTTGAGCCATATCCATTCCAGTCATCACCCTAAAATTGTTCCAAATTGCAACAAAGAGCTTTACTAAGCCTACAAGCATCGACAAGTCAGCCAACGCACACACCAAGACATGTGCCAGCATAGCAGATGGGTCCAATATCCGAATCTATCAGAAGGGCACCACTATGTCAACTccctatcccaagaatcaggttggtccactttTCAGGTGGAACACAGTTAAATGAACAAATGTATGGTTGTGAAAAAACTGGTTGAAGTTTTATAACCTgtccacttatttctaatatcatgatACACCAAAGGGGCCACCTTTATCTTACGGAAATAGCATCTACACACTGAGGTTCatttgatgaatggcttggatattcaCTTGTATGTGATAAGTGCCATGTGCATTAGCTGAGTTGGAGACGCatttgggcttagcaaagctctggaACCCAAGCCAAAAATCTACCCTAGATTTAGCCATGAATATGTCCACATGCATCTCCTAAACAGTCCATGACCTGGTCCCTACTTCTGAGCCCTTCAACCTGCAGCAGCCACTAAATCACAACCTGAGCTACAATCCATTAGCTAGCCCAACTATACCCCATCCCCCGCAATCTGCCCACCACCTATCCCATAGCTTAAGCCATAAACTGTCCAGATACAGCAATCACTCCACTCATCTAGAGACTGTTGAACTTTCATATTGACAGTTCTACGGTGCAtggttcaaaaactcaaaaaactcaacttgactcgatgtcTAGCCAGGTCAGGTTAACTCGAAGACTCGACCGAGTCTGTAACCGGCCTGACTCAATATGTCTTTAACCGGCTTGACTcaatattttaatatttaaattttattatttaatgcacTTAAATTTGTTGGAAACAATAACAGAATTAGTGACTTGGTGTTAACGGAATGAGAGATTTAGTGTCGACCAAGTACGGTGGTTGCATGCTATGGTTCTGACGAACGAGGTTGGCTGTTCGATTCTAGCATAAAATAATTTTTAGTTTTGCAACAAAAACCCAGCTGACTGGGCAAATGACTCAGTATGGTGTAACTAATCATAGAAACTATCGAATCTAATGAACTATTTCTCAGCCATGTATAACTACTTCACCACAAAGTGAACAAGGTATGTCATATATCATCTTACTAACAGAATGAGTCAATTTTTGGCCAGCAACACTGCATAATCAGCTCTCAATTCTCATGTAGCCAAGCATGATTAGAGGGAAAATATGGCCAAAGGGCAAGCAATGTTTTTAGCAAGCAACATCCATCATCAGTCGCCATCACCACCAATAACACCACATATATCCATGCATGTAAAAGTAGAGACAGTGATACTGAATATATGATGAGATTGTCAATCAGAAAGGGCAGAACAGATGGACATAACCCAGAATGTTCTACTTTGCAAATAAGATTACTAAGATTTTTCTACATCTAGCACCGTTTTTTTCCCAATTTAATCATATGCCATCACTCACACCAAAAACTTATTCTGGAATTTTAACACTATTCAATCGCATATAAAATTCATTCGGAAACAAGTTCTGATAGATCCCAATGGCATCAAACGATTTATTTAAAATACAAGATGTAATCGCATAAGCAAGTGAATAACATGTAAGAAATACTTACTCTGGAAGAATTCAATTGTTCTTGCAACAAACCATTATGACACCTCAAGTTGCTTAGATTTTCCATAATTGTGCTCTTTTCCTTCTGCAACTTGGAAATGTTCTCAGCAGCTGATGCCGCATCCGACTGAAGCTTGCTGTTGTATTGCTGCAAACTCGTGTTATATTCTTGCAACCGCTTGTTAATATCCTGAAGAGATGCTATCTACAAAATCCGACAATACCCAAATGGGAATTTCgattgaaaattatccaaaatgaAATTGATTTAAAAAGGAATAAATTAATGAGTTAAAGAAAACAACCGTATTACCTGTTGATTGGAGGTTAATGCCTCTTGATGAGCTTTTTCAAGCTCTTCTGACAAAGAAGCTTGCAACTTTTCAGAAGCAACTCTTGCCTCAATCTCTTTCCTATGAGAATCAATCGCCACCTGCATTTTAAATTCATAaaaggaaagacacaaatatcaacaataaataatataaaatgctCACAGATAACAGCTGTTTTTTAAAAGTCTCACCAACTTCTCAGCTTTCTCTTTTGTAAGTTCATCCTGCAAAGAATCATATTTCCTCCTAAGCTCTGTAATCATCTCATTTAattcttcttccttttgtttCATCTTTGCCTCTAAGAAACAGAAACCATTTTTATGTCATGgaatttcaccaaaaaaaaaaaaaaaaaaaattaaaatgaaatttgaaataaacagacaaaaaaaaaaggacttaTCTCACTGAATTTTgcaaaacttaaaaataaaattaaaaaaaaaaaaccaactcatTTATTGCATTGAATTTCACAGAAAAGTTGAAATaaaccccacacacacacacacacacaagccaTTTTTGTCACCAGAtttcagaaaaagaaaagaactgaACCCAAAACCATTCTCTCGGAAATATGAAAATTGATAAATACCTGTTTCAGCACATGCTCTCTCAGCCGATTCCAGTGTCTTCTGAAGCCTTTCCTGCTCGAGAATCGAGCTTTCTTCAACATCTTGGAACCATTTTAGGCAGACTCTAAGCTTCTTTATGTACTCTGTCATTTGCTCACATTTCCcctaaaaaataacaataaacataaaataaaaaataaaaaaatcaaatcaaaatccTGTTAAAAAGACAGAAAACCCACCTTGTAATCGAACTTGTTCTTCCCtttcattttctcattcaagaGGGACTCAATCATTTCTTTTGTGAACTCAACACTGGCGCCGCTCCCGCAATCAGAAATCCCGGCAGCCGTTGGATCTGCCGTGTCTTGCCCAGCATTGATGGCCGAGAATGCCTGTCGGTGACGGGTGCTGTTGGCGGGCCCCACCATCTTGCCGATGCCGATCTTGCGACGCTTGTCAAGGGGCGGAATCTCTTCGATGTTctctttcttttgaaaaataaataaataaatcaataaaaagaaaagaggagagagagagagagaatgaaggtTTGAaataaaattcaagaaaatcagaaaattgtagaaataaatgaagagggagagagagaaagaggcaaATGCTTACAGTATTCGGTGTTTTGCTTTGATTTCTCAGATacatttgaagagagagagagagagagagagagagagagagagagagagagagagattgaaggaAGAAAACAGAGACGAGAGATGAAGATGGGGTTTTCTGTTTGGTTGATGTGGGCCTGTGATTGGGATTTGAATGAGGGAAGAAATCAAGGCCGTTGatttgatgaggaagaagaaggggAGATGTGGAATGGACGGGTGGGAGAGAAGGGATTCTGTGCtagatttgaaattttttgaaatatcagAAGGCGGGCAGGTCTTGTGTGAGGAATTTGGGAAAGTTGAATCCCGAAAATGCCCATGCCCCATGCTCAGGCTCTAGGAATGCTGTTTGTAGTCGCGCGCATCTTACAAGCCGAAAACACGCGCGACACACGTGTGATACTGTAAGcagataatgtttatttgtcatccagtcCGTTGATATGGTCAACCAGAACTGACTAAAGGGAAAATGCAAAGATTTGTTTGATGGTCACTCACCACTTTCTTCAGCTGGTGTGGCCGCCTGAGACTGATATCAGCTTCCATATTGACGtttgtgtcttatatccacaccgttcatccgttttttcagctcattttatatcATGATTCCAGAAATTAAGTATAgaaaaatctcgagtggaccacaccacaagaaagagtagTGATtagacgctcaccattaaaaacttcccagggtaTTTGCTGGGATtgtcggaagctgtgtggggcccacagagatgcccgtgacaaatctAGTCGGTTCATTAATTTTTTAAGATCACAATGGGGCAGGAGTCTAAGAATCAGGCAGATCAAAAACCCATGTGAGCAATAAAACACGAAACTATGGGGATGGAACGTCCACGagtggaaactttgtggggccaaaaGTTATAGTATCATGATATTATTTGTGCCTACAATTTATC
Proteins encoded in this window:
- the LOC131221614 gene encoding kinesin-like protein KIN-14D; translation: MYLRNQSKTPNTKENIEEIPPLDKRRKIGIGKMVGPANSTRHRQAFSAINAGQDTADPTAAGISDCGSGASVEFTKEMIESLLNEKMKGKNKFDYKGKCEQMTEYIKKLRVCLKWFQDVEESSILEQERLQKTLESAERACAETEAKMKQKEEELNEMITELRRKYDSLQDELTKEKAEKLVAIDSHRKEIEARVASEKLQASLSEELEKAHQEALTSNQQIASLQDINKRLQEYNTSLQQYNSKLQSDAASAAENISKLQKEKSTIMENLSNLRCHNGLLQEQLNSSRASQQEAIRQKDMLTNEVGCLRGELQQVREDRDLQSAQVQDLKAEIVRHNECTGKSNIELEMLTAKTNLLEETCSSQKEKIRTLECRLASANDKVQMADSTALERITECERQKKELQDLKNRLTDAEFQILEAERLRKKLLNTILELKGNIRVFCRVRPLLPDDDGCGTEAQVVSYPTSTELLGRGIELMQSGQKYPFTFDKVFNHDASQQDVFVEISQLVQSALDGYKVCIFAYGQTGSGKTYTMMGRPEALEQKGLIPRSLEQIFQSSQYLSSQGWTFKMQASMLEIYNETIRDLLSPSRSGGLDASRMDNGMLGKQYAIKHDSNGNTHVSDLTVVDVCSIKEVSSLLHQAAQSRSVGKTQMNEHSSRSHFVFTLRICGVNESTEQQVQGVLNLIDLAGSERLSKSGSTGDRLRETQAINKSLSALSDVIFSIAKKEDHVPFRNSKLTYLLQPCLGGDSKALMFVNISPDPTSMNESLCSLRFAARVNACEIGVARRQTYVRSTDSRLSYG